A single window of Methylacidimicrobium sp. AP8 DNA harbors:
- a CDS encoding SDR family oxidoreductase, which produces MKPLSRKTAIITGASSGIGRATALALAREGANVVAAARRFDRLEALARRIADEGGNALPIRCDVREPSEVENVVDAACKQFGGIDILVANAGIMPISLMRNLHVAEWMATVDVNFKGVLASIAAVLPRFLAQKSGHIVTLSSVAGRKVYPGSAVYCATKYAVRALSEGLRMELSPSDNIRVTVIEPGAVITELLETITDRAALEEIQKNFEEGRALQAEDIASAIVYAVTRPPHVNVNEILIRPTFQEL; this is translated from the coding sequence ATGAAGCCGCTTTCCCGCAAGACCGCCATCATCACCGGTGCGTCAAGCGGCATCGGCCGAGCGACCGCTCTCGCCCTCGCCCGCGAGGGGGCGAACGTTGTCGCCGCCGCCCGCCGTTTCGACCGACTCGAAGCTCTCGCCCGCCGGATCGCCGACGAAGGGGGGAACGCGCTACCCATCCGCTGCGATGTCCGGGAGCCGAGCGAGGTGGAAAACGTGGTCGACGCCGCCTGCAAGCAGTTCGGAGGAATCGACATCCTGGTCGCCAACGCCGGCATCATGCCCATTTCGCTCATGCGGAACCTGCACGTGGCGGAGTGGATGGCGACGGTGGACGTCAATTTCAAGGGAGTCCTGGCCAGCATCGCGGCGGTGCTGCCCCGATTTCTGGCCCAGAAAAGCGGCCACATCGTCACCCTCTCCTCGGTCGCCGGCAGAAAGGTCTATCCGGGAAGCGCGGTCTACTGCGCGACCAAGTACGCGGTCCGTGCGCTCTCCGAAGGGTTGCGGATGGAGCTCTCCCCGTCCGACAACATCCGCGTCACCGTCATCGAGCCCGGAGCGGTCATCACCGAGCTCCTCGAGACCATCACCGACCGCGCGGCCCTCGAGGAGATCCAAAAGAACTTCGAGGAGGGCCGCGCCCTGCAGGCCGAAGACATCGCTTCGGCGATCGTCTACGCCGTGACGCGGCCGCCGCACGTCAACGTCAACGAGATCCTGATCCGGCCGACCTTCCAGGAGTTGTAG